CATGTTTGAGCTTAGTGTACTCTTGTTTTTAAGCTTAAATAACAGAACAGCTATTAGGTTAAAAtacagagaagacagacagaaatggagaaCGATGAACAATACGGGCTGACGCGCTTTCCATCTCCCTCTGATATGTCTTAAAGGATAAGACTGGgaatattctgtattttcttgttgtcaacaaatcccataaaaagacTTGATGAACAATGAACTGACCCTTCTGCATGGCGTAAACCAAAGCACTGGACAAACTGGACTTGATGGTGGTGCTacatgaaaagttaagggatcaaCAACGTTATTACATGTTACCCTGAGGGGAACCTCAGCGTCTTTGTAGATTTTATTAACAGTCCAGTACGTctcaagacatttcacttaaaaccacAACCAGCAGTGTGAGTCAACCATTGCACTGTGTGACGTGTTCCTTCACTATGACAGGCTCAGTGGTTTATTTAATGGTATATTTCGTAGTGCCTTGAATACTCAGCAGAGCTCCAAATATGTATTAATCCACTGTGAAAAATAGTCCCTAACAAAGGTACCGTCTACTCCTCTTTGACTAGCATTTGCTAAAAACTATGGTGCCCAGTTCTTTTAgcaaattactgagcctttctTAAAAATGAAAGTATATATTCTGCCTAATTTTTAGGATTAATGTCTTTAGTAGGAATGTAGGTTAGGGAAATTGGAAAATATTGAAAGGCCGATTAAGACATTGTAAGTTTTGCTCTCTTCATGGGATTTTttgtaaataacaaaaactaAAGAATATTGCCATATCTTTCACTTGAACCAGGCAGCCATTAAGCCAGTGTCATTTCCAGACCTGACAAAACTAACTGTATTTGTATATAACTTTgtgatttttgtattttaagagAATATAGCTGTTTCTGAGAATGACCAAATTAGTAAGCAATTTCCCAAACAAAAATTCTGGATAATCCTCAAAACCtggaacaaatgaaataaaaatactagTACTGTAGGCTGTGCAGGAAAGTTTTAGGGCAGTATTCATTCTCGGGTAACTGTAGTTGTTAGTTAAGTCTCTTTCTTGTCATGTATGAAGTTAAGTCACTAATGCCCTCGAAAGAGTAGAGTACATGACATTTCTGTTCAAAAAATTTAAATTCTTGGCAGCTTTAAATTTTTACTGaatcatttccatgtttttatgcttgtttgcttttgttggttaggaaaaatatgtatataattTCACACATACATTTCTGTACATTGCTGACTTAGAGAGTTAGAACATAGTGTGTCGCTTAAGGGATACAAAGGTTTAAAGCTAGAAACCCACCTTCTTAGAAATTGTTACGTTTTTCACAACAgtagtttaatatttaacattttactaTTATGCAACATATATTTTAAGAGAGTGTTATCTTTGAGGCACTCCAAAGGAGAACATCTTCTTTTTCAGGATTAATATTTCAATGTATATTTCCTAATTAGTATTTTACTTAGAAGAAGTAAGAATATTTCTTTCCACGTTTTTCATTCtcaaacatttgaaataattttcTCACTTGACAATgacattgtttatttttcagaagaGGTATTTTCTATATTTATCTGATGTGTAAAAATACTTTGTGATATCAGCCACTGAAGTTTAGTGTCTCCCACATGTTAATTGTCATGTAATTGGGGTAGACTTGTTTTCAAGGGGTCCTGATGCTTGTTGGTAACCACTGTTCCACCACTTTAAAACTGATATGTCTACGTACATTTTTTCATTGTGTATGATTTGATTCACACATTTGACAAACCTTTATGTCATTTAAATTTTCAActcattaaatgttttacatctacagcagcagaacagcagatTACATTACAATGCATGACATTAAAGTTACATTGTACCCAAGGAGCCATGACAGTCAAAGAAAATGCAAGAACTGATCTATTAAATGAATGGAAATACACAAAAGAAGAATATTATCTACTTAGAAGATGAAGTGTAATAGTGCCGAGGCCTGTTAGACTGTAATACATCTCATCATCACTGGAAACACCCAGCTGCTTACATTTCAAGCCAAGTAGAGCtgaaaattgaaaaacactgactgtcTGAGTCCAGAAGTTGGTTTTCTGTTAAGTCCCCAAAGCTTAAGTCTTTGATTTTCAAACCAGCTTAAACTCCATTAACCCATTAGGAAAAATCAACAGCTGCCACTCGTGGGCTTCACCTGGCCTGTCCTCACAGTCTTTGGTACGAGCGGCCTCTGTGATGCCTCTCCCAGAAAGGTAAATGTGCCACACTTGCTGTAGTCCAGCTGATGCTGGTTCATGTCCTGTGTCTTGGTCCAGAGTGCAGCGTACTTGGAAATAGCGATCAAGGACATCAAGGATGGGATCAGAGGCAGGAGGCTCCCCGCCAGCTTGTCCAGTGTCTGCTTCTGACTGGAAAGAGGCGATGACTCGGCAGGGCCCAGAGGTCGAGGACCGTTGCTCCAGGACTTGAGTGAGAAAGGCAGCAGTGTCACACAGCAACGCAGACAGGTGGGCAGCGGAGGACTGCTCTCCTGGATGAAATCCACTGTGGCTACCACCTCTAACACCACACAGGAAGCTATCCAGCCTGTCAACTATGATCAGCGAGGGAGGTGTGGGAGATGTGTTGGTGGGCTCGTGAAGGCTCGCCATCTGCTGGAGGAGATCCTCCAGTGTCCTGGGATAGGAAAACTTGATTTTCTGttattagaaaaaagaaaaaaaaaaaggtagctCATCTGTAATCCTCTTGAACTACAGCAAAGGAACAATTCTGGCAACACTGGTTGTCCactagggctgcagctaatgattttTGAGCCTAACATGAATGTTTTGTCAGactaacagtccaaaacccaaagatattcagtttactatcatatAAGACACAGAACGGGTAACACAGGTCCACTTTCCAGATGGTTTATTGGTTTAGTAAATGACTTACTAACTTCAGAAATCCATTAGTTACAACTTATAAGTCCTTGGTGGACAACTTATTAGAAGGAGGTGCGAAAATATATCAAATAGTCTGAGAGCAAAGTGACTTCTACCTTCAGAGTCTCTGGGCTCAGGCTCGGGACACAGTTCTGCAGAGACAGTGGAAGGCTTTGAATCTGTGTTTGGGTGAAGAACATCACTTTCATCCCCATCTGTGAGGCCGCTGTCACGGCCGTCAGCAGCAGCACGGAGCGGCTGACGCTGTGGTCTCCGACCAGCAGGGAGCTGCAGGTTGTCGGTGGAGGGCTGACTGTGAGGTCCGTCTTTAGATCAGCCGGGGACGTAAAAGTCCTAAACACGCGTGTTAGAATGTCTGCCATAGCTAATACTTAGACAcgatacacttttttttatttagttatatCACTGAGACCGATAGTCACGCTGTTTCCCGCGTCTGTTTACATGTTACGCATTGGTGTTCGTGCTGCTGCGGTCCGTGTGAAAAAGATGCTCTGTACTGTTCCGTTCCGCCACGG
The window above is part of the Toxotes jaculatrix isolate fToxJac2 chromosome 18, fToxJac2.pri, whole genome shotgun sequence genome. Proteins encoded here:
- the swsap1 gene encoding ATPase SWSAP1, with the protein product MADILTRVFRTFTSPADLKTDLTVSPPPTTCSSLLVGDHSVSRSVLLLTAVTAASQMGMKVMFFTQTQIQSLPLSLQNCVPSLSPETLKKIKFSYPRTLEDLLQQMASLHEPTNTSPTPPSLIIVDRLDSFLCGVRGGSHSGFHPGEQSSAAHLSALLCDTAAFLTQVLEQRSSTSGPCRVIASFQSEADTGQAGGEPPASDPILDVLDRYFQVRCTLDQDTGHEPASAGLQQVWHIYLSGRGITEAARTKDCEDRPGEAHEWQLLIFPNGLMEFKLV